In the Carassius gibelio isolate Cgi1373 ecotype wild population from Czech Republic chromosome A2, carGib1.2-hapl.c, whole genome shotgun sequence genome, one interval contains:
- the LOC128030204 gene encoding rab effector MyRIP isoform X3, whose product MGRKLDLSGLTDVEAEHVMQVVQRDMELRKTEEMRLKVMKKTLVEEGSRSVLLSRQHRFNERCCIRCCSPFTFLLNPKRCCLDCCYNICKGCCTYSKKDKGWLCSACQKTRLLKTQSLEWFYNNVRRRFKQFGSAKVLKNLYKRHAAEHGSLTELTEGSTYEESVCNESSMYESDSTFYRQSEEHSMAETINVAQRVAEEAIDEAIAKAESQTGSQEKEKEAHYLRENRRELIEELTTTIVQKIVRRKKDQQTEENSDRISPDQTQSAFDAPLWKSRSAFCLMTDEKTDHHANTGSRPSSSISHTLETMEETMPVQVMPSWRSVDRLDNSMLQSPDGNWIAYQSNLLSRPGLLTKRKSLVYSVLERESDVVSAYDEMGSETEPEANGVWGVALDEFRRKMSANKQLGYQESYSHQATLPLNAKAQHLTAHTLNADAENSSGQEGTLPQSPKTLLPFLKRKVPLEHRRPSSARCANIMDISFNPGGAESSEDGLEDNSVKRSRRRRKNKREEAEWKGQSDSSSHVLDDLMKRRHVKQGTSDTSDTATPDILSSGAVTPDPFGLGLNSPSNYNHAALGVVGSLDQELTSKLKELTSQVRETQLSSTEDELDRFEYQLGNEENKTNAKVGDKFMGDGSIKFESDSNEMSDENESTNQVRSSEILKDDLTSILRELTSQASETLLSSTEDELDRSEYQTETKGINQPLRTELQVVHDRTDGTNIIKYHEKTQNHAEKSEDSRSEKRQKDTVAKQDISEQKNTGESEEMSSVSPKQTLAETDTQNEIARERVEETKNEQEVQTEKAEIKDIKGNAVEGQQSRAQNTETVDQIEELGEVLSSELALSRLISEDGKMEFDRIINTAVKASDDMEELTEAYTCEGVFLDKERSEGEKHKVIEEDKNLSVQEMDDKTISEGCFVGGKAKKLQEKEMKVAGKINEVVALKRNTNDTEKTEDKQCRKSSEEKILKKYSNSRGDLIEKREKQRNPMTQHSAPHGQEQYLSPEEIYKKYSATSLRSITTEVLKVLNATEDLIHGSAGDGQCQSDHSDVSVIPPAEARRLDEQLSGLEENVYVAAGTVYGLEAELGDLEECARSISGSTTERDLSHLEDQVASAAAQVQQSELQVSDISSRIAALKNAGLNVTPQTQFTKVKATKAKTQTISSSRKLRRRLPAPPKQDKEA is encoded by the exons ATGGGGCGTAAACTGGATCTCTCTGGTCTGACGGATGTGGAGGCTGAGCATGTGATGCAGGTGGTGCAAAGGGACATGGAGCTGCGCAAGACTGAGGAGATGCGGCTCAA agTGATGAAGAAGACACTGGTTGAGGAGGGCAGTCGGTCTGTTCTGCTGTCGCGGCAGCACAGGTTTAATGAGCGCTGCTGCATCCGCTGCTGTTCTCCCTTCACTTTCCTGCTCAACCCAAAACGTTGCTGCCTGGACTGTTGCTACAACATCTGCAAGGGCTGCTGCACATATAGTAAGAAGGACAAAGGTTGGCTgtgctccgcctgccagaagacCAG GCTACTGAAGACCCAGTCACTGGAATGGTTCTACAATAATGTGAGAAGGCGTTTTAAACAGTTTGGCAGTGCCAAAGTATTAAAGAACCTCTACAAGAGGCATGCAGCTGAACATGGATCGCTAACAGAGCTTACAG AGGGGAGCACTTATGAGGAGAGTGTCTGCAATGAGAGTAGTATGTATGAGAGCGACTCCACGTTTTACAGGCAAAGTGAAG AGCACAGCATGGCTGAGACTATTAATGTGGCACAGCGGGTGGCAGAAGAGGCCATAGATGAGGCTATTGCTAAAGCTGAGAGCCAGACTGGCAGTCAA GAGAAGGAGAAAGAAGCTCATTATttgcgagagaacagaagagagcTGATAGAGGAATTGACCACAACTATAGTACAAAAA ATTGTCCGCCGGAAAAAGGATCAACAGACTGAAGAGAACAGTGATCGAATCTCTCCTGATCAAACCCAGAGTGCCTTTGACGCTCCTCTCTGG AAGTCTCGCTCAGCTTTCTGTCTCATGACTGATGAGAAAACAGACCACCATGCTAACACTGGGTCAAGACCTTCATCCTCTATAAGTCATACTCTGGAAACAATGGAAGAAACGATGCCTGTCCAGGTCATGCCTAGCTGGAGGAGTGTCGACCGACTGGACAATTCCA TGTTACAGAGTCCTGATGGTAACTGGATTGCTTATCAGAGCAACCTGCTCTCTCGACCAGGCCTTTTAACTAAGCGCAAAAGTCTGGTCTACAGCGTCTTGGAAAGGGAGTCTGATGTGGTGTCAGCTTACGATGAGATGGGCTCAGAAACAGAGCCTGAAGCTAATGGGGTCTGGGGCGTtgcactggatgagtttcggcgtaAAATGTCGGCCAATAAGCAGTTGGGTTACCAAGAGTCCTACAGCCATCAAGCAACCTTGCCTTTAAATGCAAAAGCACAACACCTCACTGCACACACCTTGAATGCTGATGCTGAGAACTCCTCAGGACAGGAAGGGACGCTACCCCAGTCCCCGAAAACTCTGCTGCCCTTCTTGAAGAGAAAAGTGCCACTAGAACACAGACGACCCTCATCCGCCCGTTGTGCGAATATCATGGATATCAGTTTCAATCCAGGAGGCGCTGAAAGCAGCGAGGATGGCCTAGAGGACAACAGTGTCAAAAGGTCAAGGCGAAGGAGGAAAAATAAAAGAGAGGAGGCAGAGTGGAAAGGACAGTCG GATTCCAGTAGCCACGTCTTGGATGATCTGATGAAGAGGCGTCATGTGAAACAAGGCACTTCAGACACTTCAGACACTGCGACCCCTGACATCTTGAGCTCTGGGGCCGTGACCCCTGATCCATTTGGACTTGGTCTCAATTCTCCCAGCAATTACAATCATGCGGCCCTTGGTGTAGTTGGATCTTTAGATCAGGAGTTGACTTCCAAATTGAAAGAGCTGACCAGTCAAGTCAGAGAAACACAACTCTCCTCCACTGAGGATGAACTGGACAGGTTTGAGTATCAACTGGGGAATGAAGAAAATAAGACAAACGCAAAAGTGGGAGATAAATTCATGGGAGATGGTTCAATAAAGTTTGAGTCCGATTCAAATGAAATGTCAGATGAAAATGAATCTACAAATCAAGTGAGATCAAGTGAGATATTGAAAGATGACCTGACTTCCATACTGAGAGAGTTGACCAGTCAGGCCAGCGAGACACTGCTTTCCTCAACTGAAGATGAACTGGACAGGTCTGAGTATCAAACTGAAACCAAGGGTATAAATCAGCCATTAAGAACTGAGCTGCAGGTGGTACATGACAGGACAGATGGAACCAACATTATAAAATATCATGAGAAAACCCAAAACCATGCTGAGAAATCAGAAGACAGTAGATCAGAGAAAAGGCAAAAGGACACTGTGGCAAAGCAGGACATTAGTGAGCAAAAGAACACGGGTGAGTCAGAAGAAATGAGCTCTGTGAGCCCAAAACAGACACTTGCTGAGACAGATACACAAAATGAGATAGCTAGAGAGAGAGTTGAAGAGACAAAGAACGAGCAAGAGGTTCAGActgaaaaagctgaaataaaagatATAAAAGGAAATGCAGTTGAAGGTCAGCAGAGCAGAGCTCAAAATACAGAGACGGTTGATCAAATTGAGGAGCTGGGAGAGGTCTTATCCAGTGAACTGGCTTTGAGTAGATTGATAAGTGAAGATGGAAAGATGGAATTTGATAGGATAATTAATACTGCAGTGAAGGCTTCAGATGATATGGAAGAACTCACAGAAGCTTATACTTGTGAGGGGGTATTTTTAGACAAAGAGAGAAGTGAGGGAGAGAAACATAAGGTGATTGAAGAAGACAAGAATTTAAGTGTACAGGAAATGGATGACAAGACCATATCTGAGGGGTGCTTTGTTGGTGGAAAAGCGAAGAAGTTGCAGGAAAAAGAAATGAAGGTAGCTGGCAAGATCAATGAAGTTGTGGCACTAAAGAGAAACACTAATGATACCGAGAAGACAGAAGACAAACAATGCAGAAAATCATCAGAAGAGAAAATTCTAAAGAAGTACAGCAACAGTCGAGGTGATTTGATTGAAAAAAGGGAGAAACAGAGGAACCCCATGACTCAGCACAGCGCCCCACATGGTCAGGAGCAGTATCTGTCACCAGAGGAGATCTACAAG AAGTACTCGGCCACATCACTGCGCAGCATCACCACAGAAGTGCTAAAAGTACTGAACGCTACAGAGGATCTGATTCACGGATCTGCCGGAGACGGACAGTGCCAGTCAGACCACAGTGACGTCTCAGTAATTCCCCCTGCCGAGGCCAGAAGACTGGATGAGCAGCTCAGCGGACTTGAGGAGAAT GTATATGTGGCGGCAGGTACAGTGTACGGGCTTGAGGCTGAACTGGGGGATCTGGAGGAGTGTGCACGCAGCATCAGTGGATCCACCACTGAAAGAGATCTGTCACATCTGGAGGACCAGGTGGCTTCTGCAGCAGCTCAGGTGCAGCAGTCTGAGCTCCAG GTTTCAGACATTTCCTCAAGAATTGCTGCTCTGAAAAATGCAGGTCTTAATGTAACTCCACAGACCCAGTTTACCAAGGTCAAGGCTACAAAAGCCAAG ACACAAACCATTAGCTCATCTCGGAAACTGAGGAGGCGACTGCCAGCGCCTCCAAAACAAG ATAAAGAAGCATAA
- the LOC128030204 gene encoding rab effector MyRIP isoform X2, translated as MGRKLDLSGLTDVEAEHVMQVVQRDMELRKTEEMRLKVMKKTLVEEGSRSVLLSRQHRFNERCCIRCCSPFTFLLNPKRCCLDCCYNICKGCCTYSKKDKGWLCSACQKTRLLKTQSLEWFYNNVRRRFKQFGSAKVLKNLYKRHAAEHGSLTELTEGSTYEESVCNESSMYESDSTFYRQSEEHSMAETINVAQRVAEEAIDEAIAKAESQTGSQEKEKEAHYLRENRRELIEELTTTIVQKIVRRKKDQQTEENSDRISPDQTQSAFDAPLWKSRSAFCLMTDEKTDHHANTGSRPSSSISHTLETMEETMPVQVMPSWRSVDRLDNSMLQSPDGNWIAYQSNLLSRPGLLTKRKSLVYSVLERESDVVSAYDEMGSETEPEANGVWGVALDEFRRKMSANKQLGYQESYSHQATLPLNAKAQHLTAHTLNADAENSSGQEGTLPQSPKTLLPFLKRKVPLEHRRPSSARCANIMDISFNPGGAESSEDGLEDNSVKRSRRRRKNKREEAEWKGQSDSSSHVLDDLMKRRHVKQGTSDTSDTATPDILSSGAVTPDPFGLGLNSPSNYNHAALGVVGSLDQELTSKLKELTSQVRETQLSSTEDELDRFEYQLGNEENKTNAKVGDKFMGDGSIKFESDSNEMSDENESTNQVRSSEILKDDLTSILRELTSQASETLLSSTEDELDRSEYQTETKGINQPLRTELQVVHDRTDGTNIIKYHEKTQNHAEKSEDSRSEKRQKDTVAKQDISEQKNTGESEEMSSVSPKQTLAETDTQNEIARERVEETKNEQEVQTEKAEIKDIKGNAVEGQQSRAQNTETVDQIEELGEVLSSELALSRLISEDGKMEFDRIINTAVKASDDMEELTEAYTCEGVFLDKERSEGEKHKVIEEDKNLSVQEMDDKTISEGCFVGGKAKKLQEKEMKVAGKINEVVALKRNTNDTEKTEDKQCRKSSEEKILKKYSNSRGDLIEKREKQRNPMTQHSAPHGQEQYLSPEEIYKDAHMLDIEKNLHLISNILQQKYSATSLRSITTEVLKVLNATEDLIHGSAGDGQCQSDHSDVSVIPPAEARRLDEQLSGLEENVYVAAGTVYGLEAELGDLEECARSISGSTTERDLSHLEDQVASAAAQVSDISSRIAALKNAGLNVTPQTQFTKVKATKAKTQTISSSRKLRRRLPAPPKQDKEA; from the exons ATGGGGCGTAAACTGGATCTCTCTGGTCTGACGGATGTGGAGGCTGAGCATGTGATGCAGGTGGTGCAAAGGGACATGGAGCTGCGCAAGACTGAGGAGATGCGGCTCAA agTGATGAAGAAGACACTGGTTGAGGAGGGCAGTCGGTCTGTTCTGCTGTCGCGGCAGCACAGGTTTAATGAGCGCTGCTGCATCCGCTGCTGTTCTCCCTTCACTTTCCTGCTCAACCCAAAACGTTGCTGCCTGGACTGTTGCTACAACATCTGCAAGGGCTGCTGCACATATAGTAAGAAGGACAAAGGTTGGCTgtgctccgcctgccagaagacCAG GCTACTGAAGACCCAGTCACTGGAATGGTTCTACAATAATGTGAGAAGGCGTTTTAAACAGTTTGGCAGTGCCAAAGTATTAAAGAACCTCTACAAGAGGCATGCAGCTGAACATGGATCGCTAACAGAGCTTACAG AGGGGAGCACTTATGAGGAGAGTGTCTGCAATGAGAGTAGTATGTATGAGAGCGACTCCACGTTTTACAGGCAAAGTGAAG AGCACAGCATGGCTGAGACTATTAATGTGGCACAGCGGGTGGCAGAAGAGGCCATAGATGAGGCTATTGCTAAAGCTGAGAGCCAGACTGGCAGTCAA GAGAAGGAGAAAGAAGCTCATTATttgcgagagaacagaagagagcTGATAGAGGAATTGACCACAACTATAGTACAAAAA ATTGTCCGCCGGAAAAAGGATCAACAGACTGAAGAGAACAGTGATCGAATCTCTCCTGATCAAACCCAGAGTGCCTTTGACGCTCCTCTCTGG AAGTCTCGCTCAGCTTTCTGTCTCATGACTGATGAGAAAACAGACCACCATGCTAACACTGGGTCAAGACCTTCATCCTCTATAAGTCATACTCTGGAAACAATGGAAGAAACGATGCCTGTCCAGGTCATGCCTAGCTGGAGGAGTGTCGACCGACTGGACAATTCCA TGTTACAGAGTCCTGATGGTAACTGGATTGCTTATCAGAGCAACCTGCTCTCTCGACCAGGCCTTTTAACTAAGCGCAAAAGTCTGGTCTACAGCGTCTTGGAAAGGGAGTCTGATGTGGTGTCAGCTTACGATGAGATGGGCTCAGAAACAGAGCCTGAAGCTAATGGGGTCTGGGGCGTtgcactggatgagtttcggcgtaAAATGTCGGCCAATAAGCAGTTGGGTTACCAAGAGTCCTACAGCCATCAAGCAACCTTGCCTTTAAATGCAAAAGCACAACACCTCACTGCACACACCTTGAATGCTGATGCTGAGAACTCCTCAGGACAGGAAGGGACGCTACCCCAGTCCCCGAAAACTCTGCTGCCCTTCTTGAAGAGAAAAGTGCCACTAGAACACAGACGACCCTCATCCGCCCGTTGTGCGAATATCATGGATATCAGTTTCAATCCAGGAGGCGCTGAAAGCAGCGAGGATGGCCTAGAGGACAACAGTGTCAAAAGGTCAAGGCGAAGGAGGAAAAATAAAAGAGAGGAGGCAGAGTGGAAAGGACAGTCG GATTCCAGTAGCCACGTCTTGGATGATCTGATGAAGAGGCGTCATGTGAAACAAGGCACTTCAGACACTTCAGACACTGCGACCCCTGACATCTTGAGCTCTGGGGCCGTGACCCCTGATCCATTTGGACTTGGTCTCAATTCTCCCAGCAATTACAATCATGCGGCCCTTGGTGTAGTTGGATCTTTAGATCAGGAGTTGACTTCCAAATTGAAAGAGCTGACCAGTCAAGTCAGAGAAACACAACTCTCCTCCACTGAGGATGAACTGGACAGGTTTGAGTATCAACTGGGGAATGAAGAAAATAAGACAAACGCAAAAGTGGGAGATAAATTCATGGGAGATGGTTCAATAAAGTTTGAGTCCGATTCAAATGAAATGTCAGATGAAAATGAATCTACAAATCAAGTGAGATCAAGTGAGATATTGAAAGATGACCTGACTTCCATACTGAGAGAGTTGACCAGTCAGGCCAGCGAGACACTGCTTTCCTCAACTGAAGATGAACTGGACAGGTCTGAGTATCAAACTGAAACCAAGGGTATAAATCAGCCATTAAGAACTGAGCTGCAGGTGGTACATGACAGGACAGATGGAACCAACATTATAAAATATCATGAGAAAACCCAAAACCATGCTGAGAAATCAGAAGACAGTAGATCAGAGAAAAGGCAAAAGGACACTGTGGCAAAGCAGGACATTAGTGAGCAAAAGAACACGGGTGAGTCAGAAGAAATGAGCTCTGTGAGCCCAAAACAGACACTTGCTGAGACAGATACACAAAATGAGATAGCTAGAGAGAGAGTTGAAGAGACAAAGAACGAGCAAGAGGTTCAGActgaaaaagctgaaataaaagatATAAAAGGAAATGCAGTTGAAGGTCAGCAGAGCAGAGCTCAAAATACAGAGACGGTTGATCAAATTGAGGAGCTGGGAGAGGTCTTATCCAGTGAACTGGCTTTGAGTAGATTGATAAGTGAAGATGGAAAGATGGAATTTGATAGGATAATTAATACTGCAGTGAAGGCTTCAGATGATATGGAAGAACTCACAGAAGCTTATACTTGTGAGGGGGTATTTTTAGACAAAGAGAGAAGTGAGGGAGAGAAACATAAGGTGATTGAAGAAGACAAGAATTTAAGTGTACAGGAAATGGATGACAAGACCATATCTGAGGGGTGCTTTGTTGGTGGAAAAGCGAAGAAGTTGCAGGAAAAAGAAATGAAGGTAGCTGGCAAGATCAATGAAGTTGTGGCACTAAAGAGAAACACTAATGATACCGAGAAGACAGAAGACAAACAATGCAGAAAATCATCAGAAGAGAAAATTCTAAAGAAGTACAGCAACAGTCGAGGTGATTTGATTGAAAAAAGGGAGAAACAGAGGAACCCCATGACTCAGCACAGCGCCCCACATGGTCAGGAGCAGTATCTGTCACCAGAGGAGATCTACAAG GATGCACACATGCTGGACATAGAGAAAAACCTACATTTAATCTCCAATATACTGCAACAG AAGTACTCGGCCACATCACTGCGCAGCATCACCACAGAAGTGCTAAAAGTACTGAACGCTACAGAGGATCTGATTCACGGATCTGCCGGAGACGGACAGTGCCAGTCAGACCACAGTGACGTCTCAGTAATTCCCCCTGCCGAGGCCAGAAGACTGGATGAGCAGCTCAGCGGACTTGAGGAGAAT GTATATGTGGCGGCAGGTACAGTGTACGGGCTTGAGGCTGAACTGGGGGATCTGGAGGAGTGTGCACGCAGCATCAGTGGATCCACCACTGAAAGAGATCTGTCACATCTGGAGGACCAGGTGGCTTCTGCAGCAGCTCAG GTTTCAGACATTTCCTCAAGAATTGCTGCTCTGAAAAATGCAGGTCTTAATGTAACTCCACAGACCCAGTTTACCAAGGTCAAGGCTACAAAAGCCAAG ACACAAACCATTAGCTCATCTCGGAAACTGAGGAGGCGACTGCCAGCGCCTCCAAAACAAG ATAAAGAAGCATAA
- the LOC128030204 gene encoding rab effector MyRIP isoform X1, translating to MGRKLDLSGLTDVEAEHVMQVVQRDMELRKTEEMRLKVMKKTLVEEGSRSVLLSRQHRFNERCCIRCCSPFTFLLNPKRCCLDCCYNICKGCCTYSKKDKGWLCSACQKTRLLKTQSLEWFYNNVRRRFKQFGSAKVLKNLYKRHAAEHGSLTELTEGSTYEESVCNESSMYESDSTFYRQSEEHSMAETINVAQRVAEEAIDEAIAKAESQTGSQEKEKEAHYLRENRRELIEELTTTIVQKIVRRKKDQQTEENSDRISPDQTQSAFDAPLWKSRSAFCLMTDEKTDHHANTGSRPSSSISHTLETMEETMPVQVMPSWRSVDRLDNSMLQSPDGNWIAYQSNLLSRPGLLTKRKSLVYSVLERESDVVSAYDEMGSETEPEANGVWGVALDEFRRKMSANKQLGYQESYSHQATLPLNAKAQHLTAHTLNADAENSSGQEGTLPQSPKTLLPFLKRKVPLEHRRPSSARCANIMDISFNPGGAESSEDGLEDNSVKRSRRRRKNKREEAEWKGQSDSSSHVLDDLMKRRHVKQGTSDTSDTATPDILSSGAVTPDPFGLGLNSPSNYNHAALGVVGSLDQELTSKLKELTSQVRETQLSSTEDELDRFEYQLGNEENKTNAKVGDKFMGDGSIKFESDSNEMSDENESTNQVRSSEILKDDLTSILRELTSQASETLLSSTEDELDRSEYQTETKGINQPLRTELQVVHDRTDGTNIIKYHEKTQNHAEKSEDSRSEKRQKDTVAKQDISEQKNTGESEEMSSVSPKQTLAETDTQNEIARERVEETKNEQEVQTEKAEIKDIKGNAVEGQQSRAQNTETVDQIEELGEVLSSELALSRLISEDGKMEFDRIINTAVKASDDMEELTEAYTCEGVFLDKERSEGEKHKVIEEDKNLSVQEMDDKTISEGCFVGGKAKKLQEKEMKVAGKINEVVALKRNTNDTEKTEDKQCRKSSEEKILKKYSNSRGDLIEKREKQRNPMTQHSAPHGQEQYLSPEEIYKDAHMLDIEKNLHLISNILQQKYSATSLRSITTEVLKVLNATEDLIHGSAGDGQCQSDHSDVSVIPPAEARRLDEQLSGLEENVYVAAGTVYGLEAELGDLEECARSISGSTTERDLSHLEDQVASAAAQVQQSELQVSDISSRIAALKNAGLNVTPQTQFTKVKATKAKTQTISSSRKLRRRLPAPPKQDKEA from the exons ATGGGGCGTAAACTGGATCTCTCTGGTCTGACGGATGTGGAGGCTGAGCATGTGATGCAGGTGGTGCAAAGGGACATGGAGCTGCGCAAGACTGAGGAGATGCGGCTCAA agTGATGAAGAAGACACTGGTTGAGGAGGGCAGTCGGTCTGTTCTGCTGTCGCGGCAGCACAGGTTTAATGAGCGCTGCTGCATCCGCTGCTGTTCTCCCTTCACTTTCCTGCTCAACCCAAAACGTTGCTGCCTGGACTGTTGCTACAACATCTGCAAGGGCTGCTGCACATATAGTAAGAAGGACAAAGGTTGGCTgtgctccgcctgccagaagacCAG GCTACTGAAGACCCAGTCACTGGAATGGTTCTACAATAATGTGAGAAGGCGTTTTAAACAGTTTGGCAGTGCCAAAGTATTAAAGAACCTCTACAAGAGGCATGCAGCTGAACATGGATCGCTAACAGAGCTTACAG AGGGGAGCACTTATGAGGAGAGTGTCTGCAATGAGAGTAGTATGTATGAGAGCGACTCCACGTTTTACAGGCAAAGTGAAG AGCACAGCATGGCTGAGACTATTAATGTGGCACAGCGGGTGGCAGAAGAGGCCATAGATGAGGCTATTGCTAAAGCTGAGAGCCAGACTGGCAGTCAA GAGAAGGAGAAAGAAGCTCATTATttgcgagagaacagaagagagcTGATAGAGGAATTGACCACAACTATAGTACAAAAA ATTGTCCGCCGGAAAAAGGATCAACAGACTGAAGAGAACAGTGATCGAATCTCTCCTGATCAAACCCAGAGTGCCTTTGACGCTCCTCTCTGG AAGTCTCGCTCAGCTTTCTGTCTCATGACTGATGAGAAAACAGACCACCATGCTAACACTGGGTCAAGACCTTCATCCTCTATAAGTCATACTCTGGAAACAATGGAAGAAACGATGCCTGTCCAGGTCATGCCTAGCTGGAGGAGTGTCGACCGACTGGACAATTCCA TGTTACAGAGTCCTGATGGTAACTGGATTGCTTATCAGAGCAACCTGCTCTCTCGACCAGGCCTTTTAACTAAGCGCAAAAGTCTGGTCTACAGCGTCTTGGAAAGGGAGTCTGATGTGGTGTCAGCTTACGATGAGATGGGCTCAGAAACAGAGCCTGAAGCTAATGGGGTCTGGGGCGTtgcactggatgagtttcggcgtaAAATGTCGGCCAATAAGCAGTTGGGTTACCAAGAGTCCTACAGCCATCAAGCAACCTTGCCTTTAAATGCAAAAGCACAACACCTCACTGCACACACCTTGAATGCTGATGCTGAGAACTCCTCAGGACAGGAAGGGACGCTACCCCAGTCCCCGAAAACTCTGCTGCCCTTCTTGAAGAGAAAAGTGCCACTAGAACACAGACGACCCTCATCCGCCCGTTGTGCGAATATCATGGATATCAGTTTCAATCCAGGAGGCGCTGAAAGCAGCGAGGATGGCCTAGAGGACAACAGTGTCAAAAGGTCAAGGCGAAGGAGGAAAAATAAAAGAGAGGAGGCAGAGTGGAAAGGACAGTCG GATTCCAGTAGCCACGTCTTGGATGATCTGATGAAGAGGCGTCATGTGAAACAAGGCACTTCAGACACTTCAGACACTGCGACCCCTGACATCTTGAGCTCTGGGGCCGTGACCCCTGATCCATTTGGACTTGGTCTCAATTCTCCCAGCAATTACAATCATGCGGCCCTTGGTGTAGTTGGATCTTTAGATCAGGAGTTGACTTCCAAATTGAAAGAGCTGACCAGTCAAGTCAGAGAAACACAACTCTCCTCCACTGAGGATGAACTGGACAGGTTTGAGTATCAACTGGGGAATGAAGAAAATAAGACAAACGCAAAAGTGGGAGATAAATTCATGGGAGATGGTTCAATAAAGTTTGAGTCCGATTCAAATGAAATGTCAGATGAAAATGAATCTACAAATCAAGTGAGATCAAGTGAGATATTGAAAGATGACCTGACTTCCATACTGAGAGAGTTGACCAGTCAGGCCAGCGAGACACTGCTTTCCTCAACTGAAGATGAACTGGACAGGTCTGAGTATCAAACTGAAACCAAGGGTATAAATCAGCCATTAAGAACTGAGCTGCAGGTGGTACATGACAGGACAGATGGAACCAACATTATAAAATATCATGAGAAAACCCAAAACCATGCTGAGAAATCAGAAGACAGTAGATCAGAGAAAAGGCAAAAGGACACTGTGGCAAAGCAGGACATTAGTGAGCAAAAGAACACGGGTGAGTCAGAAGAAATGAGCTCTGTGAGCCCAAAACAGACACTTGCTGAGACAGATACACAAAATGAGATAGCTAGAGAGAGAGTTGAAGAGACAAAGAACGAGCAAGAGGTTCAGActgaaaaagctgaaataaaagatATAAAAGGAAATGCAGTTGAAGGTCAGCAGAGCAGAGCTCAAAATACAGAGACGGTTGATCAAATTGAGGAGCTGGGAGAGGTCTTATCCAGTGAACTGGCTTTGAGTAGATTGATAAGTGAAGATGGAAAGATGGAATTTGATAGGATAATTAATACTGCAGTGAAGGCTTCAGATGATATGGAAGAACTCACAGAAGCTTATACTTGTGAGGGGGTATTTTTAGACAAAGAGAGAAGTGAGGGAGAGAAACATAAGGTGATTGAAGAAGACAAGAATTTAAGTGTACAGGAAATGGATGACAAGACCATATCTGAGGGGTGCTTTGTTGGTGGAAAAGCGAAGAAGTTGCAGGAAAAAGAAATGAAGGTAGCTGGCAAGATCAATGAAGTTGTGGCACTAAAGAGAAACACTAATGATACCGAGAAGACAGAAGACAAACAATGCAGAAAATCATCAGAAGAGAAAATTCTAAAGAAGTACAGCAACAGTCGAGGTGATTTGATTGAAAAAAGGGAGAAACAGAGGAACCCCATGACTCAGCACAGCGCCCCACATGGTCAGGAGCAGTATCTGTCACCAGAGGAGATCTACAAG GATGCACACATGCTGGACATAGAGAAAAACCTACATTTAATCTCCAATATACTGCAACAG AAGTACTCGGCCACATCACTGCGCAGCATCACCACAGAAGTGCTAAAAGTACTGAACGCTACAGAGGATCTGATTCACGGATCTGCCGGAGACGGACAGTGCCAGTCAGACCACAGTGACGTCTCAGTAATTCCCCCTGCCGAGGCCAGAAGACTGGATGAGCAGCTCAGCGGACTTGAGGAGAAT GTATATGTGGCGGCAGGTACAGTGTACGGGCTTGAGGCTGAACTGGGGGATCTGGAGGAGTGTGCACGCAGCATCAGTGGATCCACCACTGAAAGAGATCTGTCACATCTGGAGGACCAGGTGGCTTCTGCAGCAGCTCAGGTGCAGCAGTCTGAGCTCCAG GTTTCAGACATTTCCTCAAGAATTGCTGCTCTGAAAAATGCAGGTCTTAATGTAACTCCACAGACCCAGTTTACCAAGGTCAAGGCTACAAAAGCCAAG ACACAAACCATTAGCTCATCTCGGAAACTGAGGAGGCGACTGCCAGCGCCTCCAAAACAAG ATAAAGAAGCATAA